Proteins from a genomic interval of Desulfurobacterium sp. TC5-1:
- the typA gene encoding translational GTPase TypA — MEIRNIAVIAHVDHGKTTLVDELLKQSGTLNERKDFGERVMDSNDIEKERGITILSKNTAIYYGDYKINIIDTPGHSDFGGEVERVLKMVDGVLLLVDAQEGVMPQTKFVVKKALSLGLKPIVVVNKIDKPAAEPDRVVDEVFDLFVNLDATDEQLDFPVLYAAARDGYAKYDLGDDNLDLKPLFETIISHVPAPSGSEDAPLQMQAFTLDYDNYVGRIAIARIFNGRVKKGQNVLLLKKNGETMNGRITKLIGFKGLERIEIDEAVCGDIVAFAGFDTIDIGDTVADVEHPEPLEPLHIEEPTLSVYLSVNDSPLSGTEGKYVTATKLKDRLVKEARTNIAMKFEEIGEGKFRVSGRGELQICILAENLRREGYEFSISRPQVIVKEENGKHLEPFELLVVDVPDDFVGTVIEKLGKRKAEMVTMMPMGNGRTRIEFEIPSRGLIGYRSEFLTDTKGEGIMNSSFLEYREFRGIPYRRGNGAMVSMANGEAAGYALYNLQERGKLFVKPGDKVYAGMVIGEHNRSGDIDVNPIKGKKLTNVRAAGSDDAIKLVPPAEMTLEKALEWIEEDELVEVTPESIRIRKRYLDISERKRMAKSTVRLGES; from the coding sequence ATGGAAATAAGGAATATTGCTGTTATAGCTCACGTTGATCATGGAAAAACCACTCTGGTTGATGAACTTTTAAAACAGAGTGGTACTTTAAACGAGAGAAAGGATTTTGGCGAAAGGGTAATGGATAGCAATGACATAGAGAAAGAGAGGGGAATAACTATCCTTTCAAAAAACACGGCTATCTACTACGGTGATTACAAGATAAATATCATTGACACGCCGGGACACTCAGATTTTGGCGGAGAAGTTGAACGTGTTTTAAAAATGGTTGATGGCGTTCTCCTCCTTGTAGATGCACAGGAAGGAGTTATGCCTCAGACGAAATTTGTCGTTAAAAAAGCTCTTTCTCTTGGGCTTAAACCGATAGTTGTTGTTAATAAAATAGATAAACCGGCAGCAGAACCTGATAGGGTTGTTGATGAGGTTTTTGACCTTTTTGTCAATTTGGATGCCACTGATGAACAGCTTGATTTTCCAGTGCTTTACGCTGCCGCAAGAGACGGTTATGCAAAGTATGATTTAGGTGATGACAATCTTGACCTTAAACCTCTTTTTGAAACGATAATTTCTCACGTTCCAGCACCTTCCGGAAGCGAAGATGCTCCTCTCCAGATGCAGGCTTTTACGCTTGATTACGATAACTATGTTGGAAGGATAGCAATAGCAAGGATTTTTAACGGAAGGGTTAAAAAAGGACAAAACGTTTTGCTGCTTAAAAAGAATGGCGAGACCATGAATGGAAGGATTACAAAGCTTATTGGTTTTAAAGGACTTGAAAGGATTGAGATAGATGAGGCTGTATGTGGTGATATTGTTGCTTTCGCCGGTTTTGACACAATTGATATCGGTGATACCGTGGCGGATGTTGAACACCCCGAACCTCTTGAGCCTCTGCATATAGAGGAACCAACACTTAGCGTTTACCTGAGTGTGAACGATTCACCACTTTCTGGAACGGAAGGTAAGTACGTTACTGCAACAAAGCTTAAAGATCGTCTTGTGAAAGAGGCAAGAACAAACATCGCCATGAAGTTTGAGGAAATAGGTGAGGGTAAGTTCAGGGTTTCAGGAAGGGGAGAACTTCAGATATGTATTCTTGCCGAAAATCTGAGGAGAGAAGGTTACGAATTTTCCATAAGCAGACCACAGGTTATTGTTAAAGAAGAAAACGGAAAGCATCTTGAACCCTTTGAACTTCTTGTTGTTGATGTTCCGGATGATTTTGTGGGGACGGTTATAGAAAAGCTTGGGAAGAGAAAGGCTGAAATGGTTACCATGATGCCTATGGGAAATGGAAGAACAAGGATAGAGTTTGAGATTCCCTCAAGAGGCCTTATCGGCTACAGAAGCGAGTTTTTAACCGATACAAAAGGTGAAGGGATAATGAACAGTTCTTTCCTTGAATATAGGGAGTTTAGAGGCATTCCTTACAGACGTGGAAACGGTGCGATGGTTTCAATGGCCAATGGTGAGGCGGCCGGTTACGCTCTCTACAACCTTCAGGAGAGGGGAAAACTGTTTGTTAAGCCCGGAGACAAAGTTTATGCAGGAATGGTAATTGGTGAACATAATCGGAGTGGTGATATAGATGTGAATCCTATAAAAGGGAAGAAGTTAACTAACGTTAGGGCTGCTGGAAGTGACGATGCGATAAAACTTGTTCCGCCGGCTGAAATGACACTGGAAAAGGCCCTTGAGTGGATAGAAGAGGACGAACTTGTGGAAGTTACGCCTGAGAGCATCAGAATCCGGAAAAGGTACCTTGATATAAGCGAGAGAAAAAGAATGGCGAAATCAACAGTCAGGTTGGGAGAGAGTTGA
- the hisC gene encoding histidinol-phosphate transaminase → MFELPKHIKEVHVYEPGKPIEELEKELGIKNIVKLASNENPLGPSPKGVQAIIEDLKNLNRYPDGNSYYLKKALAQHLNVKPENIFVGLGSNEALDIISRAYLRPGKNAVYSEKSFAVYPIVVQLAGAQHKVVKAKDNYYMDLKAHLDAIDENTAVVFLANPNNPTGTAFTKKEFEEFLKEFPDDVLLVLDEAYYEYAVGAGLDVENGVEYIYDKNILVTRTFSKIYGLAGLRLGYGVAKEEIIADMNRIRQPFNITRPSQIAGVAALEDKMFIKQSQVVNEEGKKYLYKEFEKLGLNYVPTYANFILVDVGLPTREVFRRLLEKGVIVRAMDGYGFPTCIRVTIGTMKENIMFIDKLKEVLEEMKK, encoded by the coding sequence ATGTTTGAACTACCAAAACACATAAAAGAAGTACACGTTTATGAACCGGGAAAACCTATCGAAGAACTTGAAAAAGAGTTAGGAATAAAAAACATCGTAAAACTTGCCTCAAATGAAAACCCTTTAGGCCCTTCACCAAAAGGCGTTCAGGCTATAATTGAAGACCTTAAGAACCTGAACCGTTATCCTGACGGAAACTCTTACTACCTTAAAAAGGCACTGGCACAGCACCTAAACGTGAAACCTGAAAACATTTTCGTCGGGCTTGGCTCAAATGAGGCGTTAGATATCATCTCAAGAGCTTACCTTCGCCCTGGAAAAAATGCCGTTTATAGTGAAAAGTCTTTCGCAGTCTATCCGATAGTTGTTCAACTTGCCGGTGCACAGCATAAAGTTGTCAAGGCAAAAGACAATTACTACATGGATTTAAAAGCCCACCTTGACGCTATAGACGAAAACACCGCTGTTGTTTTTCTTGCAAACCCAAACAACCCAACAGGAACTGCATTCACAAAGAAAGAGTTTGAAGAATTTTTGAAGGAATTTCCTGATGATGTTCTTTTAGTCCTCGACGAAGCTTACTATGAGTACGCCGTTGGTGCTGGACTTGATGTCGAAAACGGCGTTGAGTACATCTACGACAAAAACATCTTAGTAACGCGAACCTTTTCAAAGATATACGGCCTTGCAGGACTGAGACTTGGTTACGGGGTTGCAAAAGAAGAGATAATAGCGGACATGAACAGAATAAGACAGCCATTTAATATTACCAGGCCTTCTCAGATTGCAGGCGTAGCGGCATTAGAAGACAAAATGTTTATAAAACAGTCCCAGGTTGTTAACGAAGAAGGAAAAAAGTACCTCTATAAAGAATTTGAAAAGTTGGGATTAAATTATGTTCCCACATATGCAAACTTTATTTTGGTAGACGTTGGACTTCCTACAAGGGAAGTATTCAGAAGGCTTCTTGAAAAAGGTGTAATTGTGAGGGCAATGGACGGTTACGGTTTCCCAACCTGTATAAGGGTAACCATCGGAACAATGAAAGAAAACATCATGTTCATTGATAAACTTAAAGAAGTCCTTGAAGAGATGAAAAAATAA
- the ahcY gene encoding adenosylhomocysteinase has translation MEYHVKDLSLADKGRDRIEWAEMDMPVLRKEIRERFIKEQPLKGIKLGVCLHVTTETANLVRTLKEGGAEVYLCACNPLSTQDDVAAALVKYYDIPVFAIKGEDEKTYYDHIKTVISKEPDITMDDGADLVSTLHKEHPELLEKVMGGTEETTTGVIRLKAMAKDGVLKYPVIAVNEALTKHLFDNRYGTGQSTIDGILRATNRLLAGSVFVVAGYGWCGRGLAMRAAGMGAEVIVTEVDPIKAIEARMDGFRVMPMAEAAKLGDIFCTVTGNIHVIREEHFNVMKDGAIVSNSGHFNVEIDVAALEKIAVKKRRIRDFVDEYTMIDGRRIYLLGEGRLINLAAAEGHPASVMDMSFANQALSAEYIVKEGKNLKPDVYVVPGHIDNKVAELKLKAMGIEIDKLTPEQIEYLNSWDVGT, from the coding sequence ATGGAATATCACGTAAAGGATCTTTCACTTGCAGACAAAGGAAGGGACAGAATAGAGTGGGCAGAGATGGACATGCCCGTTCTAAGGAAAGAAATAAGAGAACGCTTTATAAAAGAGCAGCCCCTTAAAGGGATAAAGCTTGGTGTGTGCCTTCACGTTACAACAGAAACGGCAAACCTTGTGAGAACACTCAAAGAGGGCGGCGCTGAAGTTTACCTCTGTGCCTGCAATCCGCTTTCCACCCAGGACGACGTTGCAGCAGCTCTTGTTAAATATTATGACATTCCCGTTTTTGCCATAAAAGGTGAAGACGAAAAGACCTACTACGACCACATAAAAACGGTTATCTCAAAAGAACCTGACATAACAATGGATGACGGTGCTGATCTTGTCTCAACGCTCCATAAAGAACACCCGGAACTCCTCGAAAAGGTAATGGGCGGCACAGAAGAAACAACAACAGGTGTAATAAGGCTAAAAGCAATGGCAAAAGACGGCGTTCTAAAATATCCCGTGATAGCGGTAAACGAAGCGCTTACAAAGCACCTCTTCGACAATAGATACGGAACAGGACAGTCAACCATAGACGGTATTCTTAGAGCCACAAACAGATTGCTTGCAGGTTCTGTTTTTGTCGTTGCAGGTTATGGCTGGTGTGGAAGAGGTCTTGCCATGAGGGCCGCCGGTATGGGAGCGGAAGTCATAGTAACAGAAGTAGATCCAATAAAAGCGATAGAAGCAAGAATGGACGGATTCAGAGTTATGCCGATGGCAGAAGCGGCAAAGTTAGGAGATATTTTCTGCACGGTGACAGGAAACATACATGTAATAAGAGAAGAGCACTTTAACGTTATGAAAGATGGTGCAATCGTCTCAAACTCAGGGCACTTTAACGTTGAAATAGATGTTGCTGCCCTTGAAAAGATAGCTGTTAAAAAAAGAAGAATCAGAGATTTCGTTGACGAATACACAATGATTGACGGAAGACGTATCTACCTTCTTGGCGAAGGAAGGCTCATTAACCTTGCTGCAGCGGAGGGACATCCTGCATCTGTCATGGATATGAGTTTTGCAAACCAGGCACTATCGGCAGAGTATATTGTGAAAGAAGGTAAAAACCTCAAACCTGACGTTTACGTCGTCCCGGGACACATCGATAACAAGGTTGCCGAGTTAAAACTCAAAGCAATGGGCATAGAGATAGATAAACTCACGCCTGAACAGATAGAGTACCTCAATTCCTGGGACGTGGGAACCTGA
- a CDS encoding MBL fold metallo-hydrolase, whose product MELKCLTEGVYYIPGRTNVGVIQCGGGDVILVDTGIDSGSGKRILRLLEKHGLKPVAIVNTHFHTDHCGGNRILKEKADVKVYASGIAATVIKYPFINPFSLFSGVYPVKDLMNKFVMAQPSDVDVEIEPGELKIGDAMLEIVPLPGHAPGQVGIVVGDILFCGDAVFAPEVIERVGIPFNVDIKTEKETLKFLKNTRFSFYVPSHGEPVEDIGFYVSENFKQIDKIEKIILNFLEKEVSSEEVVDHVLSKIGLKVKATHHYFLIHAGILAYLSYLYNKDLISLKIDNRPLWKRK is encoded by the coding sequence GTGGAACTTAAGTGTTTGACAGAAGGTGTTTACTATATTCCGGGAAGGACGAATGTCGGTGTCATTCAGTGCGGCGGTGGAGATGTTATTTTAGTTGATACCGGTATTGATTCCGGTAGCGGAAAGAGGATTTTAAGGCTGCTTGAAAAACATGGTTTGAAACCGGTGGCTATTGTTAATACCCATTTTCACACGGATCACTGTGGTGGAAACAGAATACTGAAGGAAAAAGCGGATGTTAAGGTTTACGCTTCCGGTATTGCGGCGACGGTTATAAAGTATCCTTTTATAAATCCCTTTTCTCTTTTTTCCGGTGTTTATCCTGTAAAGGATTTGATGAACAAGTTTGTGATGGCGCAGCCATCCGATGTTGATGTTGAGATAGAGCCGGGAGAGCTTAAAATCGGCGATGCTATGCTTGAAATTGTTCCTCTTCCCGGTCACGCTCCGGGGCAGGTCGGTATTGTTGTTGGCGATATTCTTTTCTGCGGTGATGCCGTATTTGCGCCGGAAGTTATTGAAAGGGTTGGTATCCCTTTTAACGTTGATATAAAAACGGAGAAAGAGACATTGAAATTCCTTAAAAATACCAGATTTTCCTTTTATGTTCCTTCTCACGGTGAGCCGGTGGAAGATATTGGATTTTATGTTTCTGAGAATTTCAAACAGATTGATAAGATTGAAAAAATAATACTTAATTTTCTTGAAAAAGAGGTTTCCTCTGAAGAGGTGGTGGACCATGTTTTAAGCAAAATAGGTTTAAAGGTCAAAGCTACTCATCACTACTTTTTGATTCATGCAGGAATTCTTGCGTATTTGTCTTACCTTTACAATAAAGATTTAATTTCTTTGAAAATAGACAACCGCCCACTGTGGAAAAGAAAGTGA
- the cmk gene encoding (d)CMP kinase — protein sequence MEVKKITIDGPAGAGKSTIAKILAKKLGFLHLDSGAVYRAIGVAAKKSGIDLDSEEAVSLFLKRISVEIKDDGRVFLNGLDLTEEIRKPEGGVLASKVARFPEVRKKVIEVLRKAAEGRKVVTDGRDAGTNIFPDAELKIFLTASPEERAKRRYEELKEKGFNVTFEQVLKEVRERDYQDKNREVAPLTVPEGAYVIDTTGKTVEAVVREIEKLL from the coding sequence ATGGAAGTGAAAAAAATAACGATTGATGGTCCTGCTGGAGCAGGGAAAAGCACCATAGCAAAGATTTTAGCGAAAAAGCTTGGATTTCTGCATCTTGATTCCGGTGCAGTTTACAGAGCAATCGGTGTTGCTGCAAAGAAATCGGGAATTGACCTTGATAGTGAGGAAGCGGTCTCTTTGTTTCTTAAACGTATTTCTGTAGAGATAAAAGATGATGGTAGAGTTTTTCTTAATGGTCTTGATTTAACAGAAGAGATAAGGAAGCCTGAGGGTGGAGTTTTAGCTTCAAAGGTTGCAAGGTTTCCCGAAGTAAGAAAGAAAGTAATTGAAGTTCTGAGAAAGGCTGCAGAAGGTAGAAAAGTTGTAACCGATGGAAGGGATGCCGGAACAAACATCTTTCCTGATGCAGAGCTTAAGATATTTTTAACGGCATCTCCTGAGGAAAGGGCTAAAAGAAGGTATGAAGAACTTAAAGAAAAAGGTTTTAACGTTACTTTCGAACAGGTTTTAAAAGAAGTCAGGGAGAGAGATTATCAGGATAAAAACAGAGAAGTAGCACCTTTAACCGTGCCTGAAGGGGCTTATGTGATAGATACCACCGGAAAAACTGTAGAAGCAGTTGTTAGAGAAATAGAAAAGTTACTTTAA
- a CDS encoding TIGR04219 family outer membrane beta-barrel protein, with protein MRKILGLLTVGFLLSSTAANALPLLTIEAGAGAVQEQPSGWINYQGTNVDVKDDLNLGDETKPFGWVRIEHPIPLIPNVKIEATKYDFTGSGTITQTFQFAGKTFTASADIDSELRLDQYDLTLYWGVPFLGLATLGTTHINFGLTLKYIDGYASVKSSTLGFDESTDFQVPLPMLYGQGDFGVGPVRVNAELKWIGYSGNQFIDAKAEVRYSPIPLLFIGAGYRYENLKIDDIEDVSSDIKIKGPYLEAGLSF; from the coding sequence ATGAGAAAAATTCTTGGACTCTTAACGGTCGGATTCCTTCTTTCCTCAACGGCTGCCAACGCTTTGCCTCTTTTAACAATAGAAGCCGGTGCCGGTGCTGTTCAGGAACAGCCTTCAGGATGGATAAACTATCAGGGTACTAACGTTGATGTAAAAGATGACCTCAACTTAGGAGACGAAACAAAACCTTTTGGGTGGGTAAGGATAGAACATCCGATACCACTTATACCAAACGTGAAAATTGAAGCGACAAAGTACGACTTTACAGGTTCTGGAACCATTACTCAAACATTCCAATTCGCAGGAAAAACATTTACTGCAAGCGCAGATATTGACAGTGAACTGAGACTTGACCAGTACGATTTAACACTCTACTGGGGCGTTCCGTTCCTTGGACTTGCAACACTTGGAACAACACACATAAACTTTGGTCTAACACTTAAATACATTGATGGCTACGCTTCAGTTAAATCCTCAACTCTTGGTTTTGATGAATCAACTGACTTTCAGGTGCCGCTTCCAATGCTCTACGGACAGGGAGATTTTGGCGTGGGACCTGTCAGGGTAAACGCAGAACTCAAGTGGATAGGATACTCTGGCAATCAATTTATTGATGCAAAGGCAGAAGTCAGATACTCACCGATTCCACTGCTTTTTATCGGCGCCGGTTACAGGTATGAAAACCTGAAAATTGATGACATAGAAGATGTATCTTCCGACATAAAGATCAAAGGTCCTTATCTTGAGGCAGGCCTCAGCTTTTAA